A genomic segment from Aspergillus puulaauensis MK2 DNA, chromosome 1, nearly complete sequence encodes:
- a CDS encoding MATE family efflux transporter (COG:V;~EggNog:ENOG410PHMQ;~InterPro:IPR002528;~PFAM:PF01554;~TransMembrane:10 (i57-77o97-122i143-165o177-194i206-228o240-260i281-299o360-379i431-454o460-483i);~go_component: GO:0016020 - membrane [Evidence IEA];~go_function: GO:0015297 - antiporter activity [Evidence IEA];~go_function: GO:0042910 - xenobiotic transmembrane transporter activity [Evidence IEA];~go_process: GO:0055085 - transmembrane transport [Evidence IEA]) gives MYDPLRTSRGGLPDDNPNEYTSLLPRSTDTDDFRDFPSQEPQYDGKQENRRAALSEFWWLLKNSVPVILAYTLQNSLQTVSVLIVGRISPERLATSAFSLMFAMITAWMIALGGTTAVDTLASSSFTGSASKHDLGILLQRGFFVLSLFYLPVAVLWACAEPVFLALGQDPHLSRDSARFLTCLIPGGLGYIYFELMKKYLQAQGIMRPGTYVLLITSPLNALLNYLFSYTFHMDLLGAPIALGISYWLSFALLVLYARFIAGSECWGGWTREALQNLRTFARLAFLGIVHVGTEWWAFEIVALAAGRLGTIPLAAQSVIMTADQVLNTIPFGVGVATSARVGNLLGSRNAVGAARAANVAAWLSMVLGGVVLAVLMGTRHDFAKIFNSDERVVRLTAEVLPYVALFQIADGLNGSCGGSLRGMGRQHIGALVNLVSYYCGALPLGIWLAFHGWGLKGLWVGQCIALYLVGALEWVVVALSSWNKEVDKAFLRMEAGNNLNG, from the coding sequence ATGTATGATCCCCTGCGTACTTCTCGCGGCGGTTTACCAGACGACAATCCCAACGAGTATACTTCTCTGCTACCCAGGTCGACTGACACCGATGACTTCCGGGATTTCCCATCTCAAGAACCTCAATACGATGGCAAGCAAGAGAACAGGAGGGCCGCTCTCTCTGAGTTTTGGTGGCTGCTTAAAAACTCCGTCCCCGTTATATTGGCCTACACTCTCCAGAACAGTCTTCAGACGGTCTCTGTTTTAATTGTCGGACGAATCTCCCCTGAGCGCCTGGCAACCAGTGCCTTCTCGCTTATGTTCGCCATGATCACGGCGTGGATGATTGCGTTAGGAGGCACAACCGCGGTCGACACCCTagcatcctcatcattcACGGGCAGTGCGAGTAAGCACGACCTCGGAATCTTATTGCAGCGCGGGTTTTTCGTGCTCAGCTTGTTCTACCTACCGGTTGCCGTTCTCTGGGCGTGTGCAGAACCGGTATTTCTGGCCCTGGGACAGGACCCTCATCTCTCCAGGGACAGTGCCCGTTTCCTGACTTGCCTTATTCCTGGTGGGCTGGGGTACATCTATTTTGAGCTCATGAAGAAGTATCTGCAGGCCCAAGGCATCATGCGCCCTGGGACGTACGTCCTTCTAATTACCTCTCCGCTCAATGCGCTCCTCAACTACCTTTTCAGTTACACCTTTCACATGGACCTATTGGGTGCCCCAATAGCTCTCGGAATCTCGTACTGGCTCTCATTCGCCCTGTTGGTTCTGTATGCCCGCTTTATTGCCGGTTCTGAATGCTGGGGCGGATGGACACGAGAGGCCCTGCAGAACTTACGCACCTTTGCCCGCCTGGCATTCCTCGGCATTGTCCACGTCGGCACCGAATGGTGGGCCTTTGAAATCGTAGCCCTTGCTGCAGGCCGCCTAGGGACCATCCCACTCGCCGCCCAGAGCGTCATTATGACCGCCGATCAAGTCCTGAACACGATCCCCTTTGGAGTAGGCGTCGCCACGTCCGCGAGGGTGGGCAACTTGCTCGGATCAAGGAATGCAGTGGGTGCTGCGAGGGCAGCCAATGTCGCTGCCTGGCTCAGCATGGTGCTTGGCGGGGTGGTCCTGGCCGTGCTGATGGGGACGCGGCATGATTTCGCCAAAATCTTCAACTCTGATGAGCGCGTTGTGCGCCTCACGGCTGAGGTGTTGCCATATGTGGCTCTGTTCCAGATCGCCGATGGCCTGAACGGGAGCTGTGGCGGGAGTCTAAGAGGGATGGGCCGGCAGCATATTGGTGCATTGGTGAATCTTGTCAGCTACTACTGCGGTGCGTTGCCTCTAGGCATCTGGCTTGCGTTCCACGGTTGGGGACTGAAGGGATTGTGGGTGGGACAGTGTATCGCGCTGTACTTGGTGGGGGCCTTGGAGTGGGTGGTTGTGGCTCTTAGCAGCTGGAATAAGGAGGTCGATAAGGCTTTCCTGCGCATGGAAGCCGGAAACAATCTGAATGGCTAG
- a CDS encoding agmatinase (COG:E;~EggNog:ENOG410PI69;~InterPro:IPR020855,IPR023696,IPR006035;~PFAM:PF00491;~SECRETED:SignalP(1-17);~go_function: GO:0016813 - hydrolase activity, acting on carbon-nitrogen (but not peptide) bonds, in linear amidines [Evidence IEA];~go_function: GO:0046872 - metal ion binding [Evidence IEA]): MFLSIATLFAFSAVASAHGNHQTPLTGPLQKLWYNTLPGDGGTQADSVFSGISTFGRLPYFPCLASEEEKFDIAFIGAPFDTGTSYRPGARFGPSGIRQGSRRLNLYGGYNVPLEANPFSNELRVLDCGDIPVTSYDNAWAIQQIEQGHNSLLMRKPYTSSNDAGPSRAGKTLPRIITLGGDHTITLPLLRSINKAYGPVTVIHFDSHLDTWKPKVFGGSPSQVASINHGTYFYHAAMEGLLRNDTNIHAGIRTTLSGPSDYDNDGYVGFEIVEAREIDTIGTDGIIKRIRDRVGTDNPIYLSIDIDSIDPAFAPGTGTPETGGWSTREIRTIIRGLDGLNLISADIVEVAPAYDTNAELTTMAAADVLYEVLTIMVKNGPLTVGDSREDL, from the exons ATGTTTCTCTCAATTGCAAccctttttgccttttcagCAGTGGCGTCTGCCCACGGCAACCACCAGACACCTCTTACAGGCCCACTGCAAAAGTTGTGGTACAACACACTCCCTGGCGATGGCGGCACTCAG GCCGACTCTGTCTTCTCTGGTATCTCAACCTTCGGGCGTCTTCCATACTTCCCATGTCTCGccagcgaggaagagaaattCGACATTGCCTTCATTG GTGCCCCATTCGACACTGGCACTTCCTACAGACCGGGCGCGAGGTTCGGGCCCAGCGGCATCAGGCAAGGTTCTCGTCGCCTCAATCTCTA CGGCGGTTACAATGTTCCGCTGGAGGCAAACCCGTTCAGCAATGAGTTGAGGGTCTTGGACTGTGGTGATATCCCAGTTACTTC ATACGACAATGCCTGGGCCATCCAGCAGATCGAGCAGGGCCATAACAGCTTGTTGATGCGCAAGCCCTACACCAGTTCCAACGATGCTGGGCCCTCTCGGGCAGGCAAGACCCTTCCACGTATAATTACGCTTGGAGGTGACCACACCATTACACTGCCGTTGCTGCGCAGTATCAACAAGGCATACGGGCCGGTCACTGTCATCCACTTCGACAGTCATCT GGACACCTGGAAGCCAAAAGTGTTCGGTGGCTCACCAAGCCAGGTTGCATCCATCAATCACGGAACCTACTTCTACCACGCCGCCATGGAAGGCCTCTTGAGAAACGACACCAACATCCACGCCGGCATCCGCACCACACTATCCGGCCCCTCAGACTATGACAACGACGGTTACGTCGGCTTCGAAATTGTCGAAGCCCGCGAAATCGACACAATCGGAACTGACGGCATCATCAAGAGGATCCGGGACAGAGTCGGCACCGACAACCCAATCTACCTTTCCATCGACATTGATTCCATTGATCCGGCCTTTGCCCCTGGAACTGGTACGCCAGAGACTGGCGGCTGGTCGACTCGTGAAATCCGCACGATTATCCGCGGACTCGATGGGCTGAACTTGATCAGTGCGGACATTGTTGAGGTTGCTCCAGCTTATGATACGAATGCTGAGCTGACGACtatggctgctgctgatgttCTTTATGAGGTTCTCACTATTATGGTGAAGAATGGTCCTCTTACTGTTGGAGACTCGAGGGAGGATTTGTAA
- a CDS encoding uncharacterized protein (SECRETED:SignalP(1-19)) has product MRFSTFGILCSLLVLPALATPVEVTDSSSLVARVNKADAEFITKRCCINCDNPYASCLNNDKREAVATEEEALFGPQKRCCINCDNPNARCKRDESPANWPSKRCCINCDNPYASCLTKDNREAVDSLEEAVEGDN; this is encoded by the exons ATGCGCTTCTCGACCTTCGGCATCCTCTGCTCCCTTCTGGTTCTCCCCGCCCTCGCAACCCCAGTCGAGGTCACAGACTCCTCGTCTCTAGTAGCCAGAGTAAACAAAGCCGAT GCAGAATTCATCACCAAGCGCTGCTGCATAAACTGCGACAACCCCTACGCCAGCTGTCTGAACAACGACAAGCGCGAGGCCGTCgccaccgaggaagaggctctCTTCGGCCCCCAGAAGCGCTGCTGTATTAACTGTGACAACCCGAATGCCAGATGCAAGCGCGATGAGAGTCCGGCCAACTGGCCTTCCAAGCGTTGCTGCATTAATTGCGATAACCCATACGCTTCCTGTCTGACGAAGGATAACCGTGAGGCTGTTGATTCTTTGgaggaggctgttgagggGGACAATTGA
- a CDS encoding uncharacterized protein (COG:S;~EggNog:ENOG410PTII;~SECRETED:SignalP(1-29);~TransMembrane:1 (n13-24c29/30o183-205i)), with translation MKKCSMFSLPVSICAWVLVIVVLSHNASATNSDRTYFTNPPSSQADADGMPDYELGNVLEISWTTDLDIFNISIWQRDRGSGNKSNGGNIFAKTNPSETINTFSWAVQTYSLDLSDSSIFFLAIEADSHSWTSANFNITSSSTKSSPSSSSSPISDSDSDSESDPDSPTTTDSPTSLTSTGKIALGLGAGIGAPLISLLAILAYFQYRSARRAYMHTQALQNHPGHHHHHHSHSQQPPPPAWRHPSASPGMDQLTVPPSILPPKQVPMSVPLYRNRSLPPSELPQKLARPVYEPPWEVHSDSAVGLAPGPAPAPVGLGVGVGNWSGDEYTTNTTRTGYGMDSRQGTRNTSVRSSAGLGIPELPGEGSNFI, from the exons ATGAAGAAATGCTCGATGTTTTCCTTGCCCGTTTCTATCTGCGCCTGGGTTTTGGTTATTGTCGTTTTGTCTCATAATGCGTCTGCAACGAATTCAGACAGGACTTATTTCACGAATCCGCCCTCGTCGcaggcagatgcagatggaaTGCCAGATTATGAATTGGGAAATGTTCTGGAGATCTCGTGGACGACGGACCTGGATatcttcaacatcagcaTCTGGCAGCGCGATCGGGGGAGTGGGAATAAAAGCAATGGGGGGAATATCTTCG CCAAAACAAACCCTTCCGAAACAATAAACACCTTCTCCTGGGCTGTCCAAACCTACTCACTCGATCTGAGCGACtcctcaatcttcttcctggccatAGAAGCCGATTCGCACAGCTGGACGTCCGCAAACTTCAACatcacatcctcctccaccaaatcatctccctccagctccagttccCCAAtctcagactcagactcagactcagaatcAGACCCAGACTCCCCCACAACAACCGACTCACCAACATCCCTAACCTCAACGGGCAAAATCGCCCTAGGCCTCGGCGCCGGCATTGGCGCACCCCtaatctccctcctcgccatcctcgcctACTTCCAGTACCGCAGTGCACGAAGAGCATACATGCATACCCAAGCTCTCCAGAACCACCCcggtcatcatcatcaccaccattcACACtcccagcaaccaccaccaccagcatgGCGCCACCCGTCCGCCTCGCCGGGTATGGACCAACTCACCGTCCCGCCATCGATCCTCCCACCGAAGCAGGTCCCCATGTCCGTCCCGCTGTATAGGAATAGGAGTTTGCCGCCGTCGGAGCTTCCGCAGAAATTGGCCAGGCCGGTTTATGAGCCGCCGTGGGAGGTTCATTCGGATTCTGCTGTGGGACTTGCACCTGGACCTGCGCCTGCACCGGTAGGgctgggtgttggtgttgggaaTTGGAGTGGGGATGAATATACGACGAATACGACGAGGACAGGCTATGGCATGGACTCAAGGCAGGGAACTAGGAATACGAGCGTGCGGTCCTCAGCGGGACTGGGGATTCCGGAATTACCAGGGGAGGGctctaattttatataa
- the ALG2 gene encoding GDP-Man:Man(1)GlcNAc(2)-PP-dolichol alpha-1,3-mannosyltransferase (BUSCO:EOG09263L52;~CAZy:GT4;~COG:M;~EggNog:ENOG410PFGA;~InterPro:IPR027054,IPR001296,IPR028098;~PFAM:PF00534,PF13439,PF13692;~TransMembrane:1 (o461-483i);~go_function: GO:0004378 - GDP-Man:Man1GlcNAc2-PP-Dol alpha-1,3-mannosyltransferase activity [Evidence IEA];~go_process: GO:0006486 - protein glycosylation [Evidence IEA]) produces MAAKQPPTPAKSNITIIHPDLGIGGAERLIIDVALALQNTGHKVTIYTSHCDKSHCFEEARDGTLDVRVRGDEYLPANVGGRFVVLFAILRQVWLTVELLGELAARTSLDKETDEVFIVDQVPACVPLLKTFGPSRCWATQRILFYCHFPDQLLARRDEGGSLLLSALKGVYRYPFDWFEGWAMGAADRVVANSRFTRGVVAGVFGGNRLGDVRVVYPCVDTESAEVIERSEGEGEQALWGGKKILLSVNRFERKKDLALAIRAYHGLGEEKRRGTRLVVAGGYDPRIVENVQYHKELDTLATSLGLQTATSKTVPSALSIPNSVDVLFLPSTPSAFRDTLISQSSLLLYTPINEHFGIVPIEAMRAGIPVLASNTGGPLETIVEGETGWLRDATDVPAWTAVMDKVLYQTSEGELERISMKAKERVEAEFSLRTMGEKLEVEIGEMLGSERRAFNGVQQAFLVLAIVGVGFAVLVALALRLVGFV; encoded by the exons ATGGCAGCGAAACAGCCTCCGACCCCCGCAAAATCAAACATAACAATAATCCACCCAGACCTCGGCATTGGCGGCGCCGAACGCCTCATAATCGACGTCGCCCTCGCCCTGCAGAACACCGGACACAAAGTCACAATCTACACCTCGCACTGCGACAAGTCGCATTGTTTCGAGGAGGCGCGGGACGGAACACTCGATGTCCGCGTGCGCGGGGATGAATACCTCCCGGCTAATGTAGGCGGGCGGTTCGTTGTCCTGTTTGCGATTCTCCGCCAGGTCTGGTTGACGGTAGAGCTTTTGGGGGAGCTGGCTGCGCGGACTTCTCTAGATAAAGAAACCGATGAGGTGTTTATCGTCGACCAGGTACCCGCCTGCGTACCATTACTCAAGACGTTCGGGCCGAGTCGGTGTTGGGCGACGCAGCGGATTCTGTTCTACTGTCATTTTCCGGATCAGTTGCTGGCGCGGCGGGATGAGGGGGGCTCGTTGCTGCTGAGTGCGCTGAAGGGCGTGTACCGGTATCCGTTTGATTGGTTTGAGGGGTGGGCGATGGGGGCGGCGGATCGGGTTGTTGCGAACTCGAGGTTTACGAGGGGTGTTGTGGCGGGGGTGTTTGGGGGAAATAGGCTGGGGGACGTACGGGTTGTTTATCCTTGTGTTGATACGGAGAGTGCGGAGGTTATTGAACGGagtgagggagagggggaacAGGCGTTATggggtgggaagaagatACTGCTTAGTGTGAATCGGTttgagaggaagaaggatcTTGCACTCGCGATTCGTGCGTACCATGGGCttggagaggagaagagaCGGGGGACGAGGttggttgttgctg GCGGCTACGACCCTCGAATCGTCGAAAACGTCCAATACCACAAAGAACTCGATACCCTTGCTACTTCGCTTGGCCTTCAAACGGCGACTTCTAAAACCGTGCCTTCCGCTCTTTCAATCCCCAACTCGGTTGACGTgctcttccttccctccaCCCCATCTGCATTCCGCGACACCCTCATCTCCcaatcctccctcctcctctacaCCCCAATAAATGAACACTTCGGGATCGTCCCGATCGAAGCTATGCGCGCGGGAATCCCGGTCCTCGCATCCAACACCGGTGGTCCGCTGGAAACAATCGTTGAAGGCGAAACGGGCTGGCTCCGCGACGCCACCGATGTTCCGGCGTGGACAGCCGTGATGGACAAGGTGCTCTACCAGACGAGCGAAGGCGAGCTAGAACGGATATCGATGAAAGCGAAGGAGCGAGTGGAAGCGGAGTTCTCGTTACGGACTATGGGAGAAAAACTTGAAGTGGAGATTGGGGAGATGCTGGGCTCTGAGAGGCGGGCGTTTAACGGAGTGCAGCAGGCGTTCCTTGTGCTGGCAATAGTCGGGGTGGGATTTGCGGTTCTTGTTGCTTTGGCTTTGAGATTGGTTGGCTTTGTATAA